The following proteins are co-located in the Micromonospora viridifaciens genome:
- a CDS encoding TMEM165/GDT1 family protein encodes MDGFLVALVISFGVIFVAELGDKSQLMALTFATRFKTVPVLIGITVATAIVHLASVAIGYGLHAALPTTWISLIAGLAFLGFGAWTLRGDKLTEEEKRKAEKSSRNAIITVGVAFFLAELGDKTMLATITLATKYGWFGTWLGSTLGMVAADALAILVGRLLGRHLPEKTIRYGAAVLFAISGLWLIFEAVTQLT; translated from the coding sequence ATGGACGGTTTCCTCGTCGCGCTGGTGATCAGCTTCGGCGTCATCTTCGTCGCCGAGCTGGGCGACAAGTCCCAGCTCATGGCTCTTACGTTCGCCACGCGGTTCAAGACGGTACCGGTGCTCATCGGCATCACCGTCGCCACCGCGATCGTGCACCTGGCGTCGGTGGCGATCGGGTACGGGCTGCACGCCGCGCTGCCCACCACCTGGATCTCGCTCATCGCCGGTCTGGCGTTCCTCGGCTTCGGCGCGTGGACGCTGCGCGGCGACAAGCTCACCGAGGAGGAGAAGCGCAAGGCGGAGAAGAGCAGCCGCAACGCCATCATCACCGTCGGCGTCGCGTTCTTCCTGGCCGAGCTGGGCGACAAGACCATGCTGGCCACCATCACGCTGGCCACCAAGTACGGCTGGTTCGGCACCTGGCTCGGCTCGACCCTCGGCATGGTGGCTGCCGACGCGCTGGCGATCCTGGTGGGACGGCTGCTCGGCCGGCACCTGCCGGAGAAGACCATCCGGTACGGCGCGGCGGTCCTGTTCGCCATCTCCGGCCTCTGGTTGATCTTCGAGGCGGTCACCCAGCTGACCTGA
- the egtD gene encoding L-histidine N(alpha)-methyltransferase: protein MGAEPLEIYLEEQDLGRSLREDVRAGLTARPKWLPPKWFYDSRGGELFEEITRLPEYYPTRAERAVLAEHADEIVERTGAKTLIELGSGSSEKTRLLLDAFTHHGDLGTFVPLDVSVDALRQSTGQIAAEYPGLRVRGIVGDFTRQLDRLPTGGRRLVAFLGGTIGNLLPVERAEFLTALRAALETGDWVLIGTDLVKDPKVIVPAYDDAAGVTADFNRNVLRVINRELGADFDPEAFAHVAIWDPEQEWIEMRLRAERPIRAHVLDLDVEFAAGEELRTEISAKFRPEGIAAELADAGFESQALWTDPDGLFGVTLARAD from the coding sequence ATGGGGGCGGAACCACTGGAGATCTACCTGGAGGAGCAGGACCTCGGCCGCAGCCTGCGCGAGGACGTACGGGCCGGGCTGACGGCGCGGCCGAAATGGCTGCCGCCGAAGTGGTTCTACGACTCCCGGGGCGGCGAGCTCTTCGAGGAGATCACCCGGCTGCCGGAGTACTACCCGACCCGGGCCGAGCGGGCCGTGCTGGCCGAGCACGCCGACGAGATCGTCGAACGGACCGGCGCGAAGACGCTGATCGAGCTGGGCTCCGGCTCCTCGGAGAAGACCCGGCTGCTGCTGGACGCCTTCACGCACCACGGTGATTTGGGCACGTTCGTGCCACTGGACGTCTCGGTCGACGCGCTGCGCCAGTCCACCGGGCAGATCGCCGCCGAGTATCCCGGCCTGCGGGTACGCGGGATCGTCGGCGACTTCACCCGGCAGCTCGACCGGCTGCCCACCGGAGGCCGGCGGCTGGTGGCGTTCCTCGGCGGCACCATCGGCAACCTGCTTCCGGTGGAGCGGGCCGAGTTCCTCACCGCCCTGCGCGCCGCGCTGGAGACCGGCGACTGGGTGCTGATCGGCACCGACCTGGTCAAGGACCCGAAGGTGATCGTGCCCGCGTACGACGACGCGGCCGGGGTGACCGCCGACTTCAACCGCAATGTGCTCCGCGTGATCAATCGGGAGCTGGGCGCGGACTTCGACCCGGAGGCGTTCGCCCACGTGGCGATCTGGGACCCGGAGCAAGAGTGGATCGAGATGCGGCTGCGCGCCGAGCGCCCGATCCGGGCGCACGTGCTGGACCTGGACGTCGAGTTCGCCGCCGGCGAGGAGCTGCGCACGGAGATCTCGGCGAAGTTCCGGCCGGAGGGGATCGCGGCCGAGCTGGCCGACGCCGGCTTCGAGTCGCAGGCGCTCTGGACCGACCCGGACGGGCTGTTCGGCGTCACCCTCGCCCGGGCCGACTGA
- the egtC gene encoding ergothioneine biosynthesis protein EgtC, producing the protein MCRHLAYLGPPVRLRSLLYDPPYGLLRQSWAPRDMRGGGTINADGFGVGWYPDGGDPVRYRRARPLWSDTTLPELAAVTVAGAVLAAVRSATVGMPVQETAAAPFAEGRWLFSHNGVIRGWPDAVVPLAAELPVRDLLTLDAPTDAALLWALVRHRLRAGEDPARAVAATVAAVTAVAPGSRLNLLLTDGTTAVANVAGHGLSLRRTPESVWLASEPLDDDPGWQAVPDGQLVVATATGVRTRGPVAA; encoded by the coding sequence ATGTGTCGCCACCTGGCGTACCTCGGTCCGCCGGTCCGGCTGCGCAGCCTGCTGTACGACCCGCCGTACGGGCTGCTGCGGCAGTCCTGGGCGCCCCGGGACATGCGCGGCGGCGGCACGATCAACGCGGACGGTTTCGGGGTCGGCTGGTACCCGGACGGCGGCGATCCGGTGCGCTACCGGCGGGCGCGACCGCTGTGGAGCGACACCACGCTGCCGGAGCTGGCCGCGGTGACCGTCGCCGGTGCGGTGCTGGCCGCCGTCCGCTCCGCCACGGTCGGCATGCCGGTGCAGGAGACGGCCGCCGCGCCGTTCGCCGAGGGGCGCTGGCTGTTCAGCCACAACGGCGTGATCCGGGGCTGGCCGGACGCGGTGGTGCCGCTCGCCGCCGAGCTGCCGGTCCGCGACCTGCTGACGCTGGACGCGCCGACCGACGCGGCGCTGCTCTGGGCCCTGGTCCGGCATCGCTTGCGGGCCGGCGAGGACCCGGCACGGGCGGTGGCCGCAACCGTCGCGGCGGTCACCGCGGTCGCCCCCGGGTCGCGGCTGAACCTGCTGCTCACCGACGGTACGACGGCGGTCGCCAACGTGGCCGGGCACGGCTTGTCGCTGCGCCGTACCCCGGAGTCGGTGTGGCTGGCCTCGGAGCCCCTCGACGACGACCCCGGCTGGCAGGCGGTGCCGGACGGGCAGCTGGTGGTGGCGACCGCGACCGGGGTGCGCACCCGCGGTCCGGTGGCCGCCTGA
- the egtB gene encoding ergothioneine biosynthesis protein EgtB yields the protein MTTTERPGTDSERLRTRIAAELDRTRARTALLTDAVDDDDLMRQHSTLMSPLVWDLAHVGNQEELWLVRDVGGREPVRRDIDDLYDAFKQPRKDRPALPLLPPAEARAYVRTVRDKVYDLLDGIRFTDRKVVEDGFAFGMIVQHEQQHDETMLATHQLRAGAPVVDAPPPPEPRARVGGEVLVPAGPFTMGTSTDPWALDNERPAHPVDLPAYAIDAAPVTNGQYRAFIADGGYDEPRWWGEAGWRHRVEAGLSAPMHWRRDGDGWAYRRFGRWSPVRDDEPVVHVCWYEAQAYAAWAGKRLPTEAEWEKAARWDPATGRSRCYPWGDEEPTVGHANLGQRHLWPAPVGAYPAGASPLGVHQLIGDVWEWTSSTFRGHPGFAAFPYREYSEVFFGDDYRVLRGGSFGTDRAACRGTFRNWDYPIRRQIFSGFRCARDARPEEAELTGGPG from the coding sequence GTGACCACGACCGAGCGCCCGGGTACGGACAGCGAGCGGCTGCGCACCCGGATCGCGGCGGAGCTGGACCGCACCCGGGCCCGTACCGCGCTGCTGACCGATGCGGTGGACGACGACGATCTGATGCGGCAGCACTCCACGCTGATGTCGCCGCTGGTGTGGGACCTGGCCCACGTCGGTAACCAGGAGGAGCTCTGGCTGGTCCGCGACGTCGGCGGCCGGGAACCGGTGCGCCGCGACATCGACGACCTGTATGACGCGTTCAAGCAGCCCCGCAAGGACCGGCCGGCGCTGCCGCTGCTGCCCCCGGCCGAGGCGCGGGCGTACGTGCGGACCGTGCGGGACAAGGTCTATGACCTGCTCGACGGGATCCGGTTCACCGACCGGAAGGTGGTCGAGGACGGGTTCGCGTTCGGGATGATCGTGCAGCACGAGCAGCAGCACGACGAGACCATGCTCGCCACCCACCAGCTGCGTGCCGGGGCGCCGGTGGTGGACGCGCCGCCGCCGCCCGAGCCGCGCGCCCGCGTCGGCGGGGAGGTGCTGGTGCCGGCCGGGCCGTTCACCATGGGCACCTCCACCGACCCGTGGGCGCTGGACAACGAACGCCCCGCACACCCGGTCGACCTGCCGGCGTACGCGATCGACGCGGCGCCGGTCACCAACGGGCAGTACCGCGCCTTCATCGCCGACGGCGGCTACGACGAGCCGCGCTGGTGGGGCGAGGCGGGCTGGCGGCACCGGGTCGAGGCGGGGCTCAGCGCGCCCATGCACTGGCGGCGGGACGGCGACGGCTGGGCGTACCGGCGGTTCGGCCGCTGGTCGCCGGTCCGCGACGACGAGCCGGTGGTGCACGTCTGCTGGTACGAGGCGCAGGCGTACGCGGCCTGGGCCGGCAAGCGGCTGCCCACCGAGGCCGAGTGGGAGAAGGCCGCCCGCTGGGACCCGGCGACCGGCCGCTCCCGGTGCTACCCGTGGGGCGACGAGGAGCCGACCGTCGGGCACGCCAACCTGGGCCAGCGGCACCTGTGGCCGGCGCCGGTGGGCGCGTACCCGGCGGGCGCCTCGCCGCTCGGCGTGCACCAGCTCATCGGGGACGTCTGGGAGTGGACCTCGAGCACCTTCCGGGGGCATCCGGGCTTCGCCGCGTTCCCGTACCGCGAGTATTCCGAGGTCTTCTTCGGCGACGACTACCGGGTGCTGCGCGGCGGCTCGTTCGGCACCGACCGGGCCGCCTGCCGGGGCACGTTCCGCAACTGGGACTACCCGATCCGTCGGCAGATCTTCAGCGGCTTCCGCTGCGCCCGGGACGCCCGGCCCGAGGAGGCGGAACTGACCGGCGGTCCGGGCTGA
- the egtA gene encoding ergothioneine biosynthesis glutamate--cysteine ligase EgtA: MVMSPELHRATVLRDEAAAAGHLARICFKTGPPALTGVELEWTVHDAADPARPIDRARLRRALGSHCPVTIDPTSPARRLRHGGAVTVEPGGQVEISSAPRPSIAALIRATEADVAELAAALDAAGLVLGRAGMDPWRAPSPVVETPRYQAMRCVFDRHGAAGRVMMYSTAGLQVCLDAGEPDRLAQRWAAAHAVGPPLLAAFATADRYAGRRTGWASARMAAWLAIDPARTRPVWSPARPDRDPITAWTEYALAAPLLCVRGDGPDWTPPPGVTFADWLAGALPRPPTSDDLEYHVSTLFPPVRPRGYLEVRYLDAQPGGQWRLPLAVLAALFAAPATTRDALAVAAPVADRWYAAARYGLADRPLADAAVALFELALAALPGLDLPAGIHEETGREIRRRRAAAEGRHR; the protein is encoded by the coding sequence TTGGTGATGTCGCCGGAGCTGCACCGGGCCACTGTCCTGCGGGACGAGGCCGCGGCGGCCGGCCATCTCGCCAGGATCTGCTTCAAGACCGGCCCGCCGGCCCTGACCGGTGTGGAGCTGGAATGGACGGTGCACGACGCCGCGGACCCGGCCCGCCCGATCGACCGGGCGCGACTGCGCCGGGCGCTCGGGTCGCACTGCCCCGTCACCATCGACCCCACCAGCCCGGCCCGCAGGCTCCGGCACGGGGGCGCCGTGACCGTCGAGCCGGGCGGGCAGGTGGAGATCTCCTCCGCGCCGCGACCGTCGATCGCCGCGCTGATCCGAGCCACCGAGGCCGACGTGGCCGAACTGGCCGCCGCGCTGGACGCCGCCGGTCTCGTCCTCGGCCGGGCCGGGATGGATCCCTGGCGGGCCCCGAGTCCGGTCGTGGAAACGCCCCGCTACCAGGCCATGCGGTGTGTCTTCGACCGGCACGGCGCGGCCGGTCGGGTCATGATGTACAGCACCGCCGGCCTCCAGGTCTGCCTCGACGCGGGGGAGCCGGACCGATTGGCGCAGCGGTGGGCGGCCGCCCACGCCGTCGGGCCGCCGCTGCTGGCCGCCTTCGCCACCGCCGACCGGTACGCCGGCCGCCGCACCGGATGGGCCTCCGCCCGGATGGCCGCCTGGCTGGCCATCGACCCGGCGCGGACCCGCCCGGTCTGGTCGCCCGCCCGGCCCGACCGCGATCCGATCACCGCCTGGACCGAGTACGCGCTCGCCGCGCCCCTGCTCTGCGTCCGCGGAGACGGCCCCGACTGGACTCCGCCGCCCGGCGTCACCTTCGCCGACTGGCTGGCCGGGGCGCTGCCCCGCCCGCCCACCAGCGACGACCTGGAATACCACGTCAGCACGCTCTTCCCGCCGGTACGCCCGCGCGGCTACCTGGAGGTCCGCTACCTGGACGCCCAGCCCGGTGGGCAGTGGCGGCTGCCGCTCGCGGTGCTGGCCGCGCTCTTCGCCGCGCCGGCCACCACCCGGGACGCCCTCGCGGTCGCCGCCCCGGTCGCCGACCGCTGGTACGCCGCCGCCCGGTACGGGCTGGCCGACCGGCCGCTGGCCGACGCCGCGGTGGCGCTGTTCGAGCTGGCCCTGGCGGCCCTGCCCGGGCTGGACCTGCCGGCCGGGATCCACGAGGAGACGGGCCGAGAGATCCGGCGGCGCCGCGCCGCCGCGGAGGGGAGGCACCGGTGA
- a CDS encoding RNA polymerase sigma factor, with translation MTGELSEAVAAAQAGDEEAFRFLYRSLQPGLLRYLTALVGGDAEDVASETWLQISRDLPSFTGGEFRAWTVTIARNRAMDHLRRQRRRPSLPVPVQALSGLAGDADTAERAGETIGTETALALIATLPQREAEAVLLRAVIGLDAETAGRVLGRRAGAVRTAAHRGLRRLAALLERADVGQPSGRAAEAASPRPRSGRGRQATNAPEAKPAE, from the coding sequence ATGACCGGTGAGCTGAGCGAGGCGGTCGCCGCGGCGCAGGCGGGCGACGAGGAGGCGTTCCGTTTCCTCTACCGCAGCCTGCAGCCCGGCCTGCTGCGCTACCTCACCGCGCTGGTGGGCGGGGACGCCGAGGACGTGGCATCCGAGACCTGGTTGCAGATCTCCCGGGACCTGCCCAGCTTCACCGGCGGCGAGTTCCGGGCCTGGACGGTCACCATCGCGCGTAACCGGGCCATGGACCATCTGCGCCGGCAGCGCCGGCGGCCGTCCCTGCCGGTGCCGGTGCAGGCGCTCAGCGGCCTGGCCGGGGACGCGGACACCGCCGAGCGTGCCGGCGAGACCATCGGCACCGAGACCGCGCTGGCGCTGATCGCGACCCTGCCGCAGCGGGAGGCGGAGGCGGTTTTGCTACGGGCCGTGATCGGGCTCGACGCGGAGACCGCCGGGCGTGTCCTCGGTCGGCGCGCGGGAGCCGTCCGTACCGCGGCGCACCGGGGCCTGCGGCGACTCGCCGCGCTCCTGGAACGCGCCGACGTCGGGCAGCCGTCCGGGCGGGCCGCGGAGGCCGCGTCGCCCCGCCCCCGCTCTGGCCGGGGGCGGCAGGCGACGAACGCGCCAGAGGCAAAGCCGGCGGAGTGA